From a region of the Odoribacter splanchnicus DSM 20712 genome:
- the rpsC gene encoding 30S ribosomal protein S3 — translation MGQKCNPISNRLGIIRGWDSNWFGGKNYGDKLVEDYKIRKYLNARLAKAGIAKIVIERTLKLITITINTARPGIIIGKGGQEVDKLKEELKKITDKEVQINIFEIKRPELDAVIVGNNIARQLEGRVAYRRAIKMAIASTMRMGAEGIKILISGRLNGAEMARAEMFKEGRTPLHTFRADIDFAQAEALTTYGLLGIKVWICKGEVYGKRELVPNSLLQTRDNSRPASAGKADGKKGGFRKKKK, via the coding sequence ATGGGACAAAAATGTAATCCAATAAGCAATAGATTAGGTATCATCCGTGGATGGGATTCTAATTGGTTCGGCGGCAAGAATTACGGTGACAAACTGGTAGAAGATTACAAAATCCGTAAATACCTGAATGCCCGTCTTGCAAAAGCCGGAATCGCAAAAATCGTTATCGAGCGTACGCTGAAGCTCATCACTATCACGATCAATACCGCCCGTCCGGGAATTATTATCGGTAAAGGCGGTCAGGAAGTGGATAAACTGAAAGAAGAGCTGAAGAAAATTACCGATAAAGAGGTTCAGATCAATATCTTCGAGATCAAACGTCCGGAATTGGATGCTGTGATCGTTGGAAATAACATAGCTCGTCAGTTGGAAGGCCGTGTAGCATACCGCCGGGCTATCAAAATGGCAATCGCTTCAACCATGAGAATGGGTGCCGAGGGAATCAAGATCCTGATTTCAGGACGTCTGAACGGTGCTGAAATGGCACGTGCCGAGATGTTCAAAGAAGGAAGGACTCCGCTGCACACTTTCCGTGCTGACATCGATTTTGCACAGGCAGAGGCCCTGACCACTTATGGTCTGTTAGGTATCAAGGTATGGATCTGTAAAGGTGAAGTTTATGGAAAACGTGAACTCGTTCCGAACTCACTGCTCCAGACCCGTGACAACAGCCGTCCTGCATCAGCTGGTAAAGCTGACGGGAAAAAAGGCGGTTTCAGAAAGAAGAAAAAGTAA
- the rplV gene encoding 50S ribosomal protein L22 produces MGARKRIKANQMKEARKTKAFAVLHDCPSSPQKMRLVADLVRGMDVQRALDTLKFCPKEAARKVEKLLLSAIANWSVKNEGQRVDDAALYIKEIFVDGAGILKRLRPAPQGRAHRIRKRSNHVTIVLGSKTAVVENTVKE; encoded by the coding sequence ATGGGTGCAAGAAAAAGAATAAAAGCAAATCAGATGAAGGAAGCCAGAAAAACAAAGGCTTTCGCTGTGCTGCATGATTGTCCTTCATCACCTCAGAAAATGAGATTGGTGGCAGACCTTGTACGGGGTATGGACGTACAGAGGGCTTTGGATACACTGAAATTTTGTCCGAAAGAAGCTGCTCGTAAAGTGGAGAAACTCTTACTTTCAGCTATTGCAAACTGGAGCGTGAAAAACGAAGGCCAGCGCGTAGACGACGCTGCTTTGTATATCAAAGAAATCTTTGTGGATGGTGCGGGTATTCTGAAAAGACTGCGTCCGGCTCCACAGGGACGGGCTCACAGAATCCGTAAAAGATCCAATCACGTGACTATCGTGTTGGGAAGTAAAACCGCCGTTGTTGAAAACACTGTAAAAGAGTAA
- the rplB gene encoding 50S ribosomal protein L2: MAVRKLNPVTPGQRGKVVNTFEQVTTDRPEKSLLRPYSKTGGRNNTGKMTMRYIGGGHKRKYRVIDFKREKENIPAKVASIEYDPNRTARIALLVYADGEKRYIVAPIGLTVGQTIESGKGVAPEIGNTLYLSEIPLGTIIHNIELRPGQGAVMARSAGSYAQLVAREGKYASIKLPSGEIRMVLVTCKATVGTVSNPDHSLERSGKAGRTRWLGRRPRVRGVVMNPVDHPMGGGEGRASGGLPRSRKGLLAKGLKTRAPKKASSKYIIERRKK; encoded by the coding sequence ATGGCTGTAAGAAAATTAAATCCTGTAACGCCTGGACAAAGAGGAAAGGTAGTGAATACTTTCGAACAGGTGACTACAGATAGACCTGAGAAATCATTGTTGAGACCCTACAGCAAAACCGGAGGTCGTAATAACACCGGTAAGATGACAATGAGATATATAGGTGGTGGTCATAAACGCAAATACAGAGTAATCGACTTCAAACGCGAGAAGGAAAATATACCTGCTAAAGTAGCAAGTATCGAATACGATCCGAACCGCACGGCCCGTATTGCCCTGTTAGTGTATGCAGATGGTGAAAAACGTTATATCGTTGCCCCGATCGGTTTGACTGTCGGTCAGACCATCGAGAGCGGTAAAGGAGTCGCTCCTGAAATCGGGAATACGCTGTATTTGTCTGAAATCCCATTGGGTACAATCATACATAACATTGAGTTACGTCCGGGACAAGGAGCTGTAATGGCCCGTAGCGCCGGTTCTTATGCTCAGTTAGTTGCAAGAGAAGGAAAATATGCTTCTATCAAATTGCCTTCAGGTGAGATCCGTATGGTGCTGGTTACCTGTAAAGCAACCGTAGGTACTGTATCTAATCCTGACCATTCTCTGGAACGTTCCGGTAAAGCAGGGCGTACCCGCTGGTTAGGCCGTCGTCCTCGTGTCCGTGGTGTTGTCATGAACCCGGTTGATCACCCGATGGGTGGTGGTGAAGGCCGTGCTTCCGGAGGTCTGCCCCGTTCAAGAAAAGGTTTGTTGGCTAAGGGCTTGAAGACCAGAGCACCGAAGAAGGCTTCTTCGAAGTATATTATTGAAAGAAGGAAAAAATAA
- the rpsS gene encoding 30S ribosomal protein S19 has translation MSRSLKKGPFIDVKLEKRILAMNETNKKSVVKTWARYSMISPDFVGHTVAVHNGNKFIPVYVTENMVGHKLGEFAPTRTFRGHADKKKK, from the coding sequence ATGAGTCGTTCGTTAAAAAAAGGCCCTTTTATTGATGTAAAGCTGGAAAAGAGAATCCTGGCAATGAATGAGACCAACAAGAAATCGGTTGTTAAGACCTGGGCTCGTTACTCCATGATTTCTCCGGATTTCGTAGGGCATACAGTAGCTGTACACAACGGTAATAAATTTATCCCGGTATATGTGACCGAAAATATGGTTGGTCATAAATTGGGTGAATTTGCACCGACACGTACATTTAGAGGTCACGCTGACAAGAAGAAAAAATAA